A segment of the Mogibacterium diversum genome:
CAGCAGATTTCGCTGGTCTCTATAATACGAACAACTTCGTAAAAGACACACTAGACATCAATATAAATGGTGTCGTGGATGAGACTATACTAAAGGCAACTGCCAAGGTTCTGGGTAACAACGTAGAGAGTATTCAGTCGGACAAGCACATAAGAAGCCTCGAGCCTAATACTCCAGGCGGTGCTGCTGTATACGGAAGAGCATTTACAAGAAATACTATCTCGACAGATTTTGCCGATGTGACAAACACGAGCGGATTATTCCAGTATCGCCTAAGTGTTCGTAACTATTACAACATGGCGATGGATAAAATCCTCATGTATGACGTGTTCCCACATGTAGGCGATGGCAGAAATTCTGCATTTAGCAACACCCTTCAGGGACCACTCGAGCTAAAGATCGGTTCTACAGATGTAAGCGATAAGTACGATATATATTACCGTACGGATAGATACCCTGATAGAACGGACAAAAACGAGCTAAATAGCTCTGCTTGGACTAAGAACCCTGGGGACTACACCAAGGTTAAGGCTATCAAGATTGTAGGTAAGAATGGTACGACTTTGGAGCCGTACACAGTTCTGTCTGCATATCTCACGATGAAGGCACCAACTTATGATCCTAAGCTATCAGAGGCTGTTGCTAACAACACATTCAGTGTTATATATAACGACGAAGTAAAGCTTCGTGAGACCGATGTTGTTTCTAACAAGCTGATTGATAAGATGGATGTTGAAGCAACTAAGAAGTGGGTTGATACTGAGGGCAATGAAATTGCAACTCCGGATGTTAACGAAATTACGGTAAAACTCTTTGCCAATGGCGAAGATACTGGTAAGACCGCTAAGCTGACAGCAGCGAATAACTGGAAAGCAAAGTTCACACAGCTTCGCCAGTACACCGTAGTTCAGAATAATGATGGCACTACAACTAAGACACCAATCGTTTATACGGTGAAGGAAGCTAACCAGAACGGAAATAACAAAGTAACATATAGTGGCAAGACATATGACGTTACAGCTAATTCTGTTCAGGTAAACCCAGCTTCGCCAACAGAGCAGTTAGGCATCACCATCACCAATACGATGGAGCAGGAGAAGGTAGAAGTTTCAGGAACTAAGACATGGGATGATAACTTCAACCAGGATGGCAAGCGTCCGACATCAATCAAGGTGAACCTACTTGCTAATGGCTCAAAGGTGCAGGAAAAGACTGTGAACGCTGACAGCAACTGGACATATACATTTGCAAACCTACCTAAGTACAAGTCAGGACAGGAGATTACATACACAGTTACAGAGGAAGCTGTAGATGGATATACGGCTACAATAAATGGCTATGACATCAGTAATAAGCATAAGCCAGAGTATATTGATATCCCTGTAGAGAAGGTTTGGGTGAACGATAACAGTGTAATCAGCAGCCGTCCTAACAAGATCCATGTAAAGCTTTATGCTAACGATGAGATGATTGAGGAGCGCGATATCAAGGCAGCTGATAACTGGAAGCATACATTTGCAAACCTACCTAAGTACAAAGGTGGCAAGGAGATTAAGTATGCTATAAAGGAAGATGCTGTAGGTGGATACACCACTAAGGTTACCGGAGATTCAGCTGGCTTTGTGATCACTAACACGTATGAGCCAGAGAAGCCAAACGTGCCAAAGACACCAGATAAGCCTAAGAAGACAGGACTACCTAAGACTGGAGATAGCGCAATACTAGTATTCTATGCAGGTGTGCTTCTACTTGCACTCGCAGGGCTAGCACTTTTAATCAGAATGAGAAAGAAAATAAGTGAATAATTATCAGTTTTGAGGTTTAATGTCTTGTGTATTAATTAAGAAATCGAGCATGATTGATTACTAAAATTGTCAATCGTGCTCTTTTTTTGTGCAAAGTGAAAGATATAAAGATATGATATTGAAATAAATATACATAATTGGTAAACTTAACAGGAGTTAGGAAATTAGCGTGTAAATAATTGCAAAGGAAAGGATTATGAAAAGAGTAAGAGATTTTATTGGATATCTACTATCTCTAGTTATGATAGTAGGACTCATGCTGCCTTTGGCGAGCATGGATGTAAACGCTGCTACACCTAGAGAGGTGACAGCACGTGTAACTAAATTTACTATTCAGAATATTGCTGGAACAGACAAGAATAGTGTATATAAGGGAGATACATTCTTCCTAGCTATGGAGTGGGATGCTAGTGCTAATGGCGCTAATATGCGTGCAGGTGATTATTTCGATATCAAACTGCCTGATCAGGTGTTCTATCCAAACGGCGCAGCGGCACTAGACTTCGATATATACGATTTAAATGGTAATACAGTGGTTGGAAGGGCTCACATTACACCGGGCGCAAACAACCGCGGCGGAAAAGTCAGAATCACGTTCAACAATTGGGTGAACGGAAGAGAAGATGTAAAGGGCAAGATTAGTATAACCGCAAAACTTGAACTAAGCCAGATTACTATAGATTCAAACAACACGCTAGTTGTTACGGTTGGCTCTCAGGTCTATCCAGTGACTATACGCGTTGATGGCCCTGGAATACTTCCACCTGAGGTTCTAGGTAAGTGGGGTAGTGCAGCAGCAAGTGCCAATGAAGCTAACTGGGTTGTACGTATAAATCACAAGAAAGACACGCTGACTAACCTTGTAATTTCCGACAAACTCACCGATGGTCGAGGCGACGAGACATATATACCTGGAAGCTTTGTTTTGACAGAGACCACTATAGATGCAAGGGGATATGAGCATGGTACCCCAACAGTCGTTAATCTGACAGGAAAGCTCAACCTCGCTGCAGACGGAAGATCGTTCAGTATAAGGATGGGAAATGTTGCTCAGAAGCAGTACATACTCACCTACCGTTCGACTTATCACCCTGGTACGCTACTCAAGA
Coding sequences within it:
- a CDS encoding Cna B-type domain-containing protein, giving the protein MTMITGNLVGVGSRANLNLSQLELRGYKADGTYDVIPLTNNGAAWLFKGEVNADSKEKLQSYLDQINQGTLDPANAGAVDPKYKRVGLYLKDFTLAPSANLEFNLKMMFINPFGETYNDRPINNTVKADVNRVNEDGSKTKMDLSGSWNSYFTPFTEKVWLGKETRNQRVGMPNERFTARVGFRLDTLSGARYLKNPTFVDLLPTGVSYDQLTHVDPIVGSKPVQSVEFIKNYNETGRDAVKIVLPSGYVYEYANMSYDIVDLYVNNDVIPSKAENDQLNNNNDVYFYADNWTKGTPADFAGLYNTNNFVKDTLDININGVVDETILKATAKVLGNNVESIQSDKHIRSLEPNTPGGAAVYGRAFTRNTISTDFADVTNTSGLFQYRLSVRNYYNMAMDKILMYDVFPHVGDGRNSAFSNTLQGPLELKIGSTDVSDKYDIYYRTDRYPDRTDKNELNSSAWTKNPGDYTKVKAIKIVGKNGTTLEPYTVLSAYLTMKAPTYDPKLSEAVANNTFSVIYNDEVKLRETDVVSNKLIDKMDVEATKKWVDTEGNEIATPDVNEITVKLFANGEDTGKTAKLTAANNWKAKFTQLRQYTVVQNNDGTTTKTPIVYTVKEANQNGNNKVTYSGKTYDVTANSVQVNPASPTEQLGITITNTMEQEKVEVSGTKTWDDNFNQDGKRPTSIKVNLLANGSKVQEKTVNADSNWTYTFANLPKYKSGQEITYTVTEEAVDGYTATINGYDISNKHKPEYIDIPVEKVWVNDNSVISSRPNKIHVKLYANDEMIEERDIKAADNWKHTFANLPKYKGGKEIKYAIKEDAVGGYTTKVTGDSAGFVITNTYEPEKPNVPKTPDKPKKTGLPKTGDSAILVFYAGVLLLALAGLALLIRMRKKISE
- a CDS encoding Cna B-type domain-containing protein produces the protein MKRVRDFIGYLLSLVMIVGLMLPLASMDVNAATPREVTARVTKFTIQNIAGTDKNSVYKGDTFFLAMEWDASANGANMRAGDYFDIKLPDQVFYPNGAAALDFDIYDLNGNTVVGRAHITPGANNRGGKVRITFNNWVNGREDVKGKISITAKLELSQITIDSNNTLVVTVGSQVYPVTIRVDGPGILPPEVLGKWGSAAASANEANWVVRINHKKDTLTNLVISDKLTDGRGDETYIPGSFVLTETTIDARGYEHGTPTVVNLTGKLNLAADGRSFSIRMGNVAQKQYILTYRSTYHPGTLLKNLAQLVSSEQSTQIVSNYKVMDSSGDASGIYSKTTVKVEKKWVGKAKDSVTVKLYADGADTGKSVVLNAANQWKGEFTNVRKYNDDGDRIEYTVKEADVSGYTAKVTGTQEDGFTVTNTEIPPSTPGPKTPKSRLTPKTGDSNGIGMYGLILLSAITVTGGLLMRRKSL